The genomic segment aatctttaaaacaccataaagagacagtacataccaatagaataacaacttgtcgtcttcttgttcccgcccccccgccctcgttgccactcttgcggacatcatgctgctggtggtgcatcatttccaacaaaagcccagttgatgggcatataaaaactgcagacttgtaatgtgaacgccctgctgtgagaaagcaaagattaactacactttggaaataaaatgctacataaagagacagtacataccaatagaataacaacttgtcatcttcttgttcccgcccccacccccctcgttgccactcttgcggacatcatgctgctggtggtgcatcatttccaccaaagtcccagttgatgggcatataaaaattgcagccctgtaatgtgaacgccctgctgtgagaaagcaaagatttactacactttggaaataaaatgctacgttctaagatgtacttaaaagaacaatctttaaaacaccataaagagacagtacataccaatagaataacaactggtcatcttcttgctcccgccccaccccccctcgttgccactcttgcggacatcatgcttctGGTGGTGcataatttccaccaaaagcccagttgatgggcatataaaaattgcagccttgtaatgtgaacgccctgctgtgagaaagcacagatttactacactttggaaataaaatgctacgttctaagatgtacttgaaagaacaatctttaaaacaccataaagagacagtacataccaatagaataacaacttgtcatcttcttgttcccgcccccccccccccccctcgtttccactcttgcggacatcatgctgctggtggtgcaccatttccaccaaatgcccagttgatgggcatataaaaattgcagccttgtaatgtgaacgccctgctgtgagaaagcaaagatttactacactttggaaataaaatgctacgttctaagatgtacttgaaagaacaatctttaaaacaccataaagagacagtacataacaatagaataacaacttgtcatcttcttgttcccgccctccccccctcgttgccactcttgcggacatcatgctgctggtggtgcatcatttccaccaaaagcccagttgatgggcatataaaaattgcagccttgtaatgtgaacgccctgctgtgagaaagcaaagatttactacactttggaaataaaatgctacgttctaagatgtacttgatagaacaatctttaaaacaccataaagagacagtacataccaatagaataacaacttgtcatcttcttgttcccgaccccccccccccccctcgttaccactcttgcggacatcatgctgctggtggtgcatcatttccaccaaaagcccagttgatgggcatataaaaattgcagccttgtaatgtgaacgccctgctgtgagaaagcaaagatttactacactttggaaataaaatgctacgttctaagatgttcttgaaagaacaatctttaaaacaccataaagagacagtacataccaatagaataacaacttgtcatcttcttgttccccccacccccctcgttgccactcttgcggacatcatgctgctggtggtgcatcatttccaccaaaagcccagttgatgggcatataaaaattgcagccttgtaatgtgaacaccctgctgtgagaaagcaaagatttactacactttggaaataaaatgctacgttctaagatgtacttgaaagaacaatctttaaaacaccataaagagacagtacataccaatagaataacaacttgtcatcttcttgttcccgcccccacccccctcgttaccactcttgcggacatcatgctgctggtggtgcatcatttccaccaaagtcccagttgatgggcatataaaaattgcagccctgtaatgtgaacgccctgctgtgagaaagcaaagatttactacactttggaaataaaatgctacgttctaagatgtacttaaaagaacaatctttaaaacaccataaagagacagtacataccaatagaataacaactggtcatcttcttgttcccgcccccccccactcgttgccactcttgcggacatcatgctgctggtggtgcatcatttccaccaaaagcccagttgatgggcatatataaactgcagccttgtaatgtgaacgccctgctgtgagaaagcaaagatttactacactttggaaataaaatgccacacaaagagacagtacataccaatagaataacaacttgtcatcttcttgttcccgcccccccccccacccctcgttgccactcctgcggacatcatgctgctggtggtgcatcatttccaccaaaagcccagttgatgggcatataaaaattgcagccttgtaatgtgaacaccctgctgtgagaaagcaaagatttactacactttggaaataaaatgctacgttctaagatgtacttgaaagaacaatctttaaaacaccataaagagacagtacataccaatagaataacaacttgtcatcttcttgttcccgcccccccgccctcgctgccactcttgcagacatcatgctgctggtggtgcatcatttccaccaaaagcccagttgatgggcatataaaaattgcagccttgtaatgtgaacgccctgctgtgagaaagcaaagatttactacactttggaaataaaatgctacgttctaagatgtacttgaaagaacaatctttaaaacaccataaagagacagtacataccaatagaataacaacttgtcgtcttcttgtcccgccccccccgccctcgttgccactcttgcggacatcatgctgctggtggtgcatcatttccaccacaagcccagttgatgggcatataaaaattgcagccttgtaatgtgaacgccctgctgtgagaaagcaaagatttactacactttagaaataaaatgctacgatcgaagatgtacttgaaagaacaatctttaaaacaccataaagagacagtacataccaatagaataacaacttgtcatcttcttgatcccgccaccccaccctcgttgccactcttgcggacatcatgctgctggtggtgcatcatttccaccaaaagcccagttgatgggcatataaaaattgcagccttgtaatgtgaacgccctgctgtgagaaagcaaagatttactacactttggaaataaaatgctacgttctaagatgtacttgaaagaacaatctttaaaacaccataaagagacagtacataccaatagaataacaacttgtcgtcttcttgttcccgcccccccgccctcgttgccactcttgcggacatcatgctgctggtggtgcatcatttccaacaaaagcccagttgatgggcatataaaaactgcagacttgtaatgtgaacgccctgctgtgagaaagcaaagattaactacactttggaaataaaatgctacataaagagacagtacataccaatagaataacaacttgtcatcttcttgttcccgcccccacccccctcgttgccactcttgcggacatcatgctgctggtggtgcatcatttccaccaaagtcccagttgatgggcatataaaaattgcagccctgtaatgtgaacgccctgctgtgagaaagcaaagatttactacactttggaaataaaatgctacgttctaagatgtacttaaaagaacaatctttaaaacaccataaagagacagtacataccaatagaataacaactggtcatcttcttgctcccgccccaccccccctcgttgccactcttgcggacatcatgcttctGGTGGTGcataatttccaccaaaagcccagttgatgggcatataaaaattgcagccttgtaatgtgaacgccctgctgtgagaaagcacagatttactacactttggaaataaaatgctacgttctaagatgtacttgaaagaacaatctttaaaacaccataaagagacagtacataccaatagaataacaacttgtcatcttcttgttcctgccccccccccccccccctcgtttccactcttgcggacatcatgctgctggtggtgcaccatttccaccaaaagcccagttgatgggcatataaaaattgtagccttgtaatgtgaacgccctgctgtgagaaagcaaagatttactacactttggaaataaaatgctacgttctaagatgtacttgaaagaacaatctttaaaacaccataaagagacagtacataacaatagaataacaacttgtcatcttcttgttcccgccctccccccctcgttgccactcttgcggacatcatgctgctggtggtgcatcatttccaccaaaagcccagttgatgggcatataaaaattgcagccttgtaatgtgaacgccctgctgtgagaaagcaaagatttactacactttggaaataaaatgctacgttctaagatgtacttgatagaacaatctttaaaacaccataaagagacagtacataccaatagaataacaacttgtcatcttcttgttcccgaccccccccccccccccctcgttaccactcttgcggacatcatgctgctggtggtgcatcatttccaccaaaagcccagttgatgggcatataaaaattgcagccttgtaatgtgaacgccctgctgtgagaaagcaaagatttactacactttggaaataaaatgctacgttctaagatgtacttgaaagaacaatctttaaaacaccataaagagacagtacataccaatagaataacaacttgtcatcttcttgttccccccacccccctcgttgccactcttgcggacatcatgctgctggtggtgcatcatttccaccaaaagcccagttgatgggcatataaaaattgcagccttgtaatgtgaacaccctgctgtgagaaagcaaagatttactacactttggaaataaaatgctacgttctaagatgtacttgaaagaacaatctttaaaacaccataaagagacagtacataccaatagaataacaacttgtcatcttcttgttcccgcccccacccccctcgttaccactcttgcggacatcatgctgctggtggtgcatcatttccaccaaagtcccagttgatgggcatataaaaattgcagccctgtaatgtgaacgccctgctgtgagaaagcaaagatttactacactttggaaataaaatgctacgttctaagatgtacttaaaagaacaatctttaaaacaccataaagagacagtacataccaatagaataacaactggtcatcttcttgctcccgccccaccccccctcgttgccactcttgcggacatcatgcttctggtggtgcatcatttccaccaaaagcccagttgatgggcatataaaaattgcagccttgtaatgtgaacgccctgctgtgagaaagcaaagatttactacactttggaaataaaatgctacgttctaagatgtacttgaaagaacaatctttaaaacaccataaagagacagtacataccaatagaataacaacttgtcatcttcttgttccccccccccccaccatcgttgccactcttgcggacatcatgctgctggtggtgcatcatttccaccaaaagcccagttgatgggcatatataaactgcagccttgtaatgtgaacgccctgctgtgagaaagcaaagatttactacactttggaaataaaatgccacacaaagagacagtacataccaatagaataacaacttgtcatcttcttgttcccgcccccccccccccccccctccctcgttgccactcttgcggacatcatgctgctggtggtgcatcatttccaccaaaagcccagttgatgggcatataaaaattgcagccttgtaatgtgaacaccctgctgtgagaaagcaaagatttactacactttggaaataaaatgctacgttctaagatgtacttgaaagaacaatctttaaaacaccataaagagacagtacataccaatagaataacaacttgtcatcttcttgttcccgcccccccgccctcgttgccactcttgcagacatcatgctgctggtggtgcatcatttccaccaaaagcctagttgatgggcatataaaaattgcagccttgtaatgtgaacgccctgctgtgagaaagcaaagatttactacactttggaaataaaatgctacgttctaagatgtacttgaaagaacaatctttaaaacaccattaagagacagtacataccaatagaataacaacttgtcgtcttcttgttcccgcccccccgccctcgttgccactcttgcggacatcatgctgctggtggtgcatcatttccaccaaaagcccagttaattggcatataaaaattgcagccttgtaatgtgaacgccctgctgtgagaaagcaaagatttactacactttagaaataaaatgctacgatcgaagatgtacttgaaagaacaatctttaaaacaccataaagagacagtacataccaatagaataacaacttgtcatcttcttgatcctgCCCCCccactctcgttgccactcttgcggacatcatgctgctggtggtgcatcatttccaccaaaagcccagttgatgggcatataaaaattgcagccttgtaatgtgaacgccctgctgtgagaaagcaaagatttactacactttggaaataaaatgctacgttctaagatgtacttgaaagaacaatctttaaaacaccataaagagacagtacataccaatagaataacaacttgtcgtcttcttgttcccgcccccccgccctcgttgccactcttgcggacatcatgctgctggtggtgcatcatttccaacaaaagcccagttgatgggcatataaaaactgcagacttgtaatgtgaacgccctgctgtgagaaagcaaagatttactacactttggaaataaaatgctacataaagagacagtacataccaatagaataacaacttgtcatcttcttgttccggcccccccccccccctctcgttgccactcttgcggacatcatgctgctggtggtgcatcatttccaccaaaagcccagttgatgggcatataaaaattgcagccttgtaatgtgaacaccctgctgtgagaaagcaaagatttactacactttggaaataaaatgctacgttctaagatgtacttgaaagaacaatctttaaaacaccataaagagacagtacataccaatagaataacaacttgtcatcttcttgttcccacccccccaccctcgttgccactcttgcggacatcatgctgctggtggtgcatcatttccaccaaaagcccagttgatgggcacataaaaattgcagccttgtaatgtgaatgccctgctgtgagaaagcaaagatttattacactttggaaataaaatgctacgttcgaagatgtacttgaaagaacaatctttaaaacaccataaagagacagtacataccaatagaataacaacttgtcatcttcttgttccccccacccccctcgttgccactcttgcggacatcatgctgctggtggtgcatcatttccaccaaaagcccagttgatgggcatataaaaattgcagccttgtaatgtgaacaccctgctgtgagaaagcaaagatttactacactttggaaataaaatgctacgttctaagatgtacttgaaagaacaatctttaaaacaccataaagagacagtacataccaatagaataacaacttgtcatcttcttgttcccgcccccccccccccccctcgttgccactcttgcggacatcatgctgctggtggtgcatcatttcaaccaaaggcccagttgatgggcatataaaaattgcagccttgtaatgtgaacaccctgctgtgagaaagcaaagatttactacactttggaaataaaatgctacgttctaagatgtacttgaaagaacaatctttcaaacaccataaagagacagtgcataccaatagaaaaacaaattgtcatcctcttgttcccgcccaccacccccccccccccccccactcgttgccactcttgcggacatcatgctgctggtggtgcatcctttccaccaaaagcccagttgatgggcatataaaaattgcagccttgtaatgtgaacgccctgctgtgagaaagcaaagatttactacactttggaaataaaatgctacgttcgaagatgtacttgaaagaacaatctttaaaacaccataaagagacagtacataccaatagaataacaacttgtcatcttcttgttccccccacccccctcgttgccactcttgcggacatcatgctgctggtggtgcatcatttccaccaaaagcccagttgatgggcatataaaaattgcagccttgtaatgtgaacaccctgctgtgagaaagcaaagatttactacactttggaaataaaatgctaagttctaagatgtacttgaaagaacaatctttaaaacaccataaagagacagtacataccaatagaataacaacttgtcatcttcttgttcccgccccccccccccccctcgttgccactcttgcggacatcatgctgctggtggtgcatcatttcaaccaaaggcccagttgatgggcatataaaaattgcagccttgtaatgtgaacgccctgctgtgagaaagcaaagatttactacactttggaaataaaatgctacgttctaagatgtacttgaaagaacaatctttaaaacaccataaagagacagtacatatcaatagaataacaactggtcatcttcttgctcccgccccaccccccctcgttgccactcttgcggacatcatgctgctggtggtgaatcatttccaccaaaagcccagttgatgggcatataaaaattgcagccttgtaatgtgaacgccctgctgtgagaaagcaaagatttactacactttggaaataaaatgctacgttctaagatgtacttgaaagaacaatctttaaaacaccataaagagacagtacattccaatagaataacaacttgtcatcttcaagtttccgcccccccccccccccccccccccgcctcattgccactcttgcggacatcatgctgctggtggtgcatcatttccaccaaaagcccagttgatgggcatataaaaattgcagccttgtaatgtgaacgccctgctgtgagaaagcaaagatttactacactttggaaataaaatgctacgttctaagatgtacttgaaggaacaatctttaaaacaccataaagagacagtacataccaatagaataacaacttgtcatcttcttgttcccgcccccccgccctcgttgccactcttgcggacatcatgctgctggtggtgcatcatttccaccaaaagcccagttgatgggcatataaaacttGCAGCCTTGTAAtctgaacgccctgctgtgagaaagcaaagatttactacactttagaaataaaatgctacgttctaagatgtacttgaaagaacaacctttaaaacaccataaagagacagtacataccaatagaataacaacttgttaacttcttgttcccgccccccccgccctcgttgccgctcttgcggacatcatgctgctggtggtgcatcatttccaccaaaagcccagttgatgggcatataaaaattgcagccttgtaatgtgaatgccc from the Schistocerca cancellata isolate TAMUIC-IGC-003103 unplaced genomic scaffold, iqSchCanc2.1 HiC_scaffold_1139, whole genome shotgun sequence genome contains:
- the LOC126159411 gene encoding uncharacterized protein LOC126159411; amino-acid sequence: MMHHQQHDVRKSCNEGGGGNKKMTSFYSIGRSHYKAAIFICPSTGFLVEMMHHQQHDVRKSGNEGRGGGNKKMTSCYSIGHSHYKAAIFICPSTGLLVEMMHHQQHDVRKSGNEGGGGGNKKLTSCYSIGRSDYKAASFICPSTGLLVEMMHHQQHDVRKSGNEGGGAGTRR